A single Primulina eburnea isolate SZY01 chromosome 11, ASM2296580v1, whole genome shotgun sequence DNA region contains:
- the LOC140804800 gene encoding palmitoyl-acyl carrier protein thioesterase, chloroplastic-like yields the protein MASMQNSASLNVHANGLSEKNDDFESIFNSRRRVCFGCDHGSKVRKPLRLNANTRTNVETINGKKVNGSHVGGISYLEQTNSECDDDQEPKNHEYLMGRFVENRFVFRQSFVIRSYEIGPDKTATMETLMNLLQETALNHVASSGVGGNGFGATREMSIRKLIWVVTRILVQVDKYSSWGDLVEIDTWVDAAGKNGMRRDWVIRDFNTKKIITRATSTWAMMNRETRRLSKIPDEVKNEVQPFYLNEASIPPQNNDSEKIQKLTHETAHIIRTGLAPRWSDMDANQHVNNVKYIGWILESVPIKILEDYNLTSMILEYRRECRQSNVLESLTSMKPRTCEGNGEIASEICDLECTHLLRMEDDHAEIVRARSVWHLKNP from the exons ATGGCTTCCATGCAAAACAGTGCTTCTCTTAATGTTCATGCAAATGGTCTTTCTGAAAAGAACGACGATTTTGAGTCAATATTCAACTCGCGTAGACGGGTTTGTTTCGGTTGTGACCATGGTTCCAAGGTGAGAAAACCCTTGAGATTGAATGCAAACACGAGAACGAACGTGGAGACGATCAACGGGAAGAAAGTGAACGGAAGTCATGTTGGTGGAATCTCGTATTTGGAACAGACTAATAGCGAATGCGACGACGATCAGGAGCCAAAGAATCATGAATATTTGATGGGAAGATTTGTGGAGAATCGTTTCGTGTTTAGACAATCTTTTGTCATAAGATCTtatgagattggacctgataaaACTGCTACAATGGAAACCCTAATGAATCTTCTCCAG GAGACAGCTTTGAATCATGTGGCGAGTTCAGGCGTGGGTGGGAACGGGTTTGGGGCGACCCGTGAGATGAGCATTCGGAAACTTATTTGGGTTGTTACCCGTATACTCGTGCAAGTTGACAAATACAGCTCttg GGGAGATTTGGTGGAGATAGACACATGGGTGGATGCAGCAGGTAAAAACGGGATGCGTCGAGATTGGGTGATTCGAGACTTCAAcaccaaaaaaataataacaagaGCTACCAG taCATGGGCGATGATGAACAGAGAAACAAGAAGGTTGAGTAAAATCCCAGATGAAGTGAAGAATGAAGTCCAGCCATTTTACCTCAACGAAGCTTCAATTCCTCCGCAAAATAACGACAGTGAGAAGATCCAGAAGCTCACTCATGAAACAGCTCACATTATCCGAACTGGCTTGGCT CCTCGATGGAGCGATATGGACGCTAACCAACATGTTAATAATGTCAAATACATCGGATGGATTCTCGAG AGCGTGCCGATAAAGATACTTGAAGATTATAATCTTACAAGCATGATTCTGGAATACAGACGTGAATGTCGTCAGTCGAATGTGCTGGAATCCTTGACAAGTATGAAACCAAGAACTTGTGAAGGAAATGGAGAGATTGCTAGTGAAATTTGTGACTTAGAATGCACACATCTGCTTCGCATGGAAGATGATCATGCAGAGATCGTTCGGGCAAGATCGGTGTGGCACTTAAAAAACCCATAA
- the LOC140805766 gene encoding protein transport protein Sec61 subunit gamma-1: protein MDALDQVFDPLRDFAKDSVRLVKRCHKPDRKEFTKVATRTAIGFVVMGFVGFFVKLIFIPINNIIVGAS, encoded by the exons ATGGATGCTTTGGACCAGGTTTTCGATCCGCTCAGAGATTTCGCCAAGGACAGCGTTCGCCTCGTTAAGCGATGCCACAAGCCCGATCGCAAAG AATTCACGAAGGTAGCGACTCGTACGGCGATCGGGTTCGTGGTGATGGGATTCGTAGGCTTTTTTGTTAAATTGATCTTCATTCCTATCAACAATATCATCGTCGGTGCTTCTTAA
- the LOC140805767 gene encoding elongation factor 1-delta-like, which translates to MTSFDVSLESGLKKLDEYLLSRSYITGYHASKDDLTVHTSLVKPPPSDFVNVSRWYNHIEALLRISGVSGEGCGVTIEGSAPASKEAIATPPVADSKASAVEEDDDDDVDLFGEETEEEKKAAEERAASVKASGKKKESGKSSVLLDVKPWDDETDMKKLEEAVRSVQMEGLLWGASHLIPVGYGIKKLQIMMTIVDDLVSIDTLIEEHLTVEPISEYVQSCDIAAFNKI; encoded by the exons ATGACTTCGTTCGACGTTAGTTTGGAATCTGGCCTCAAGAAGCTCGATGAGTACCTTTTATCTCGCAGTTATATAACTGG GTATCACGCATCAAAAGACGATCTCACTGTGCATACTTCCCTTGTGAAGCCTCCCCCATCTGACTTTGTGAATGTATCACGGTGGTACAACCATATTGAGGCGTTGTTGAGGATCAG TGGAGTTTCTGGTGAAGGATGCGGTGTGACTATTGAAGGGTCAGCTCCAGCTTCTAAGGAGGCAATCGCAACTCCTCCAGTTGCAGACAGTAAG GCCTCAGCTGTTGAGGAGGACGACGACGACGATGTGGACTTGTTTGGTGAGGAAACTGAGGAGGAGAAGAAAGCTGCTGAAGAACGTGCGGCATCTGTGAAGGCATCTGGAAAGAAGAAAGAAT CTGGGAAGTCATCTGTCCTACTGGATGTAAAACCATGGGATGATGAAACAGACATGAAAAAGCTCGAGGAAGCTGTTAGAAGCGTGCAGATGGAAGGTCTACTCTGGGGAGCAT CTCATCTTATCCCCGTAGGATATGGTATCAAGAAGCTGCAGATTATGATGACCATTGTGGATGACTTGGTGTCTATTGATACGCTCATTGAGGAACACCTCACCGTGGAACCAATAAGTGAATATGTCCAAAGTTGTGACATTGCAGCCTTCAATAAAATCT AG